Genomic DNA from Mycobacteroides chelonae CCUG 47445:
GGGGAGGCCGAGGACAAGTGGGTCTCGCGCGGTGCTCACAAACTCCTCGGGGCGCTTGACGTCTTTGGCCCACAGGGACTTTCCGTAGAGGACAAGCGCTGCCTGGATGCCGGCGCCTCGACGGGCGGCTTCACCGAGGTGTTGTTGCGTACGGGTGCTCGTGAAGTTGTCGCCGCCGACGTCGGGTATGGGCAACTGGCCTGGGCCCTGCAGTCCGACGATCGGGTTACCGTGCTGGACCGCACCAATGTGCGCGCCCTGACACCGGAACTGATCGGTGGACCGGCTCAACTGATCGTGGCCGACTTGTCCTTCATATCGCTCGGATTGGTGCTTGATGCGCTGATCGCCTGTGCCACAGACGATGCCGATATCTTACCGATGGTCAAACCCCAGTTCGAGGTAGGTAAGGAACTCGTCGGCGCGGGAGGAGTGGTGCGTGACCCGCAACTGCGCGCCGATGCCGTGGTCTCTGTCGCCCGTCGCGCGCAGAGGCAGGGTTGGCATGCCGCGGGCGTGACGGCGAGCCCGCTTCCCGGGCCGTCCGGAAACGTCGAATACTTTCTATGGCTGCGGAACACAGATTCCGGCCTGGATATCGAATCAGCCGTCGCCGATGCAGTATCGAGGGGACCCCAGTAATGACCGAACGCAAGATTCTGCTCGTCGCGCACACCGGACGCGACGAGGTTACCGAGACTGCCCAGCGTGTCGCGAAAACGCTGGGGGAGAACGGTATCGCCTTGCGGGTGTTGTCCGCTGAGGCCATCGATCGTGGCCCTGTGCATTTGGACCCCACCGAATTCCGCTCCCTTGGTGTCGATGTCGAGGTTGTCGACGCAGACGAGAGCGCCGCCACCGGGTGCGAACTGGTGCTGGTACTGGGCGGGGACGGCACTTTTCTACGGGCCGCGGATCTGGCACGTAGTGCAACCGCGCCGGTGCTCGGAGTCAACCTGGGCCGCATCGGGTTTCTCGCCGAGGTCGAGGCCGAGGCGCTCGAGGCCGTGCTCACCCATGTGGTTGAGGGCACCTACCGCGTCGAGACCCGAATGACGCTGGACGTCCTGGTTCGCATTGGCGGCGAGGTCGTCGAGCGTGGCTGGGCGCTCAACGAGGTCAGTATCGAAAAGGGCCCGCGACTGGGTGTGCTCGGCGTGGTGCTGGAGGTGGATGCCCGTCCGGTCTCCGCCTTCGGATGCGACGGAGTGCTGGTCTCGACGCCGACCGGCTCAACGGCCTACGCCTTCTCGGCGGGCGGACCTGTCGTGTGGCCGGATCTGGACGCAATCCTCGTGGTGCCCAACAACGCTCACGCCTTGTTCGCCCGGCCCATGGTGATCAGTCCCGCGTCCACCGTCGCCGTCGAGATCGAGGCCGATGGGCATGACGCGCTGCTCTTCTGTGATGGCCGTCGAGAAATCAGGGTGCCGCCGGGAGGACGCGTCGAAGTGGTGCGCGGCCATCAGCCGGTGCTGTGGGCACGCTTGGACAGCAAGCCTTTTGCGGACCGGATCGTCCGCAAGTTCCAGTTGCCCGTCAAGGGCTGGCGGGGAAGGTAATCGTGCTCACCGAGATTCGCATCGAGTCCCTTGGCGCGATACCCGTTGCGACCGCGGAGTTCGACAGTGGGCTGACCGTGCTGACCGGCGAGACCGGAGCCGGCAAAACCATGGTGGTCACGAGTCTGCATCTGCTCGGTGGTGCCCGCGCCGACGCTAATCGGGTGCGGGCGGGCGCCGACCGCGCCGTGGTGGAGGGCCGGTTTCTCACGACCGATCCGCTGGGCGCCGAGCCCGCCGACGTTACCGAGATCCTGGATTCCTCAGGGGCGCAACGGGATGACGACGGTAGCGTGATCGCCGCGCGTTCGGTGACCTCCGACGGGCGTTCGCGCGCATATCTGGGTGGGCGCAGTGTGCCCGCCAAATCGCTGGCCAGCTTCACCGCAGGACTGCTCACGGTGCACGGGCAGAACGACCAGCTGCGGCTGATGCGCCCGGAGCAGCAGCTTGCCGCGCTGGACAGGTTCGCCTCGGAAGGGCCAGGCAGCATCGAGGCGCTGCTCACCACCTATCGCAAGCTGCGCGAGGAGTGGCTCACCGCGCGGCGCGACCTGATCGACCGCACCAACCGGGCGCGTGAGCTCGCGCAGGAGGCCGATCGACTCGGGTTCGCGCTCAACGAGATCGACACCGTCGATCCCAAGCCGGGTGAGGACGATCAGCTCACCGCCGACATCCATCGCCTGTCCGAACTCGATGCGCTGCGCGATGCGGCCGGTTCGGCACGTGGTGCGTTGGCGGGCGCGGACTCGGAGGGCGGCGACGACGATTCGGATTCGGCGATCGACCGCATCGCGAAGGCCAAGGTGCTGTTGGAAGCCACCGATGACGCGGCCCTGCAGGCCCTGGCGCCACAATTGGCAGAGGCGCTTGCGGTGGTCAGCGACGTCGCTCGCGAGTTGACCGCGTTCACCGACGAATTGCCCAGCGATGCAAGCACACTCGAAGAGAAGCTGGCACGCCAGGGGCTACTGCGTACGTTGACCCGCAAGTACGCCGCCGACCTGGGCGGGGTGATCGCCTGGGCGCAGGAGGCGCGCGGCAGGCTGGCCGAGGTCGACACCTCCGAGGAAACGCTTAACGCCATCGCTGCCCGCGTGGATCGGCTCGCCGGTGAACTGGCTGTCGCGGCAATGGCTCTGAGCAAGGCCCGCGCGAAGGCCGCGAAGGCGCTCGGTAAGGCCGTCACCGCCGAGCTGGCGGGCCTGGCGATGGACCGTGCCGTGTTCACCATCGCAGTGGAGCCCATCGCGGCCCGGGCCGATGACTCGGCGCCGTTGGCGCTGCCGTCAGGGCAGATCGTGCACGCGGGATCGGCGGGTACCGACGCCGTCGAATTCGGATTCGCCGCCCATCGCGATAACCCGTTACTGCCGCTGGCCAAGAGCGCATCCGGGGGTGAGCTCTCGCGCGTGATGCTGGCCCTCGAGGTGGTGCTGGCCGCCTCGACCGCCGGAACCACGATGGTGTTCGACGAGGTCGATGCCGGGGTAGGTGGCCGTGCGGCCGTGCAGATCGGTCGACGGTTGGCCAAGCTGGCCCACACGCATCAGGTGATCGTGGTAACGCACCTGCCGCAGGTCGCGGCCTTCGCCGATATCCACCTCACGGTTGACCGGGTGAACAGCAAAGGCAGCGGTGTGCGCCGTCTGGATGATGAGGACCGGGTCGCCGAACTGGCCCGCATGCTCGCCGGTCTCGGCGACTCCGACACTGGCCGGGCGCATGCCCGCGAGCTGCTCGACGCGGCCCGCTCCGAGCGGGGCTAAGGCCCCTTTTCGCAAACAATCACAGGGCACGACCCGCGGAAAATCAGCGGTACTGGAGTGACTAATGTGACAGGTGTTACGGCGCGCCTCCACAGGCTCGACGGCCCGTCGCGTCATGATCACCTTCATGAACTTGACCACGATGCTCACGCGAAGCAGCAGCTCCAGGCCCGGCATCGTCGGAACAGTGCGTACCGACAGGGACATCAACAGGCTGCTGCAACGCCTCAATCCGGGTGATATCGCCATCATCGACATCCTCGATCTGGATCGCATCACGGCCGATGCTCTGGTCGACGCCCGCGTGAGCGCCGTCGTCAACGCTTCGCCGTCGATCTCCGGCCGGTACCCGAATCTGGGACCCGAGGTGCTCGTCGCCAATGGCATCATCCTTATCGACAGCATCGGACCCGAGGTCTTCAAAAAGGTCAAGGACGGCTCCACGGTTCGGGTGCACAACGGCGGCATCTACAACGGCGATCGCCGTCTGATCGCGGGAACTCCGCGCACCGATGCGGACGTGCACGACCTGATGACCGAGGCGAAGACCGGATTGGTCGCGCACCTGGAGGCCTTCTCCGGCAACACCATCGAATTCATCCGCAGCGAGAGCCCGTTGCTGATCGACGGCATCGGCATCCCGGACGTTGATGTCGACCTGCGCAACCGGCACGTCATCGTGGTGTCCGACGGCGCGGGTGCGGTGTATGACCTGAAGAACCTCAAGCCTTTCATCAAGGAGTACCAGCCGGTTCTCATCGGAGTCGGGGGCGGCGCGGACATCCTGCGCAAGGCCGGGTACCGGCCGCTCATCGTGGTGGGCGACCCGTTGTTCATGAGCAACGATGTCCTGAAATCCGGTGCGCAGGTGGTGCTTCCCGCCGATGCCGACGGACATGCCGCCGGGCTCGAGCGCATCCAGGACCTGGGAGTCGGCGCGGTCACCTTCCCGGCCGCGGGTTCGGCGGCGGACTTGGCGCTCCTGCTGGCCGATCATCACGGAGCATCGTTGATCGTCACCGTGGGCCACACCGCATCGATCGAGGAGTTCTTCGATCGTGAACGGCAGCAATCCAATCCGTCGACATTCCTGACCCGGCTGAAGGTCGGCGCCAAGCTCGTCGACTCCAAAGCCGTTGCAACGCTGTACCGCAACCGGTTCTCCGGCGGGGCCATTGCCTTGCTGATCCTCGCGGTGCTGGTTGCCGTGATCACCATGCTGTGGGTCACCAGCGCGGGCGACAGCGCCGCGGAATGGCTGCTCGCCTATTGGAACCGGTTGACGGTCTGGGTGCAGAACCTGGTCAGCTGAGCTACCCGTGATTACCCTGCGCCAGCACGCAATATCCCTCGCTGCGGTTTTCCTCGCACTCGCGGTGGGCGTCATACTCGGTTCCGGTCTGCTCAACGACACCCTGCTGTCCGGTCTGCGCGACGACAAGCGCACCCAGCAGCGGCAGATTGAGGACCTGAATCAGGACAAGAATGCCCTCAATGAGAAACTCAACGCGGCAAGCAACTTCGATGCCACCATGGCGCCTCGAATGGTCTCTGGCGCCCTGGGCGATCGCAAGGTCGTGCTGATCACCACCCCGGAGGCCGATCGCGCCGATGTCGACGGCATCGCACAGCTGATCGCCGCCGCGGGCGGATCGGTATCGGGCCGGATCGGGTTGACCGATCAATTCACCGATGCCAATCAAGGCGAACGACTGCGCACCATCGTGAACTCGTCGATCCTGCCCGCCGGCACCACACTGCGTACCGACATCGTCGATCAGGGGTCGCAGGCGGGTGACCTGGTGGGCATCGTGCTGCAGGTCCCGAAAGATCCGGCACCACCGGTGACCGATGAGCAGCGCGACATCGCACTGTCGGCACTGCGTCAGAGCGGGTTCATCACCTACACGGACGGACAGGTGTCGGCGGGGAACCTCGCGGTGATCGTGACCGGGGGAGCGCTGCCCAACGACGCCGGAAACAAGGGTTCCACCGTCGCGCGATTCGCCGCCGCACTGGATCGGCGCGGTTCCGGCACCGTGCTCGCCGGACGCAGCGGGTCGGCCGACGGCATCGCGGCGATTGCCGTCACCCGGGCCGACAGCTCCATGGCCTCCGCGGCGAGCACCGTCGACGATATCGAGATGGCCTCGGGCCGTATCACCACCGTCCTGGCGCTGCGGGAACAGTCCGACGGCCGCTCGGGCCGGTATGGACTGGGGCCGGGAGCTACCTCCATCACGGTGCCGTAGAAGACCCGAAAAGGGGATCTAGCCCACACCGCACGGCGTGTTCAGCGCGGGTTGTCGGCGTGTTTGTTAGGGTGAGGTTCCGTGGGTCAGCAGGGCCCCGAGCTAGTCAGAATTGCCCTGCGCAGTCGTCACGGGAGCCAAGTTGGCAGGTCTACGCAAGCATCCTCAATCCGCCACCAGGCACCTCTTCGTCAGCGGCGGTGTGGCCTCCTCGCTGGGCAAGGGACTGACCGCCTCCAGCCTCGGGCAACTTCTCACGTCACGTGGTTTGCAAGTGACCATGCAGAAGCTCGACCCGTACCTGAACGTGGATCCGGGCACCATGAACCCGTTCCAGCATGGCGAGGTTTTCGTGACCGAGGATGGTGCTGAGACCGATCTCGATGTCGGGCACTATGAGCGCTTCCTGGACCGCGACTTGTCCGGGTCGGCGAATGTCACTACGGGGCAGGTTTATTCGTCCGTCATCGCCAAAGAGCGACGTGGCGAGTACCTCGGCGACACCGTGCAGGTAATCCCGCACATCACCGATGAGATCAAGAGCCGGATTCTGGCCATGGCCGAACCCAACGAAAAGGGGCAGCGGCCCGACATCGTCATCACCGAGATCGGCGGCACGGTCGGCGACATCGAGTCGCAGCCGTTCCTGGAGGCCGCGCGCCAGATCCGGCACGACGTCGGCCGCGACAACGTCTTCTTCCTGCATGTGTCCCTGGTGCCGTACTTGAAGCCGTCCGGCGAGCTCAAGACCAAGCCGACGCAGCACTCGGTCGCCGCGCTGCGCAGCATCGGTATCACCCCCGACGCGCTCATTCTGCGCTGCGACCGGGAGGTGCCCGAGCCGCTCAAGAACAAAATCGCGCTCATGTGCGACGTCGACGTCGACGGTGTCATCTCCACGCCGGACGCCCCGTCCATCTATGACATCCCGAAGGTGCTGCACCGCGAGGAACTTGACGCTTATGTGGTGCGCCGGCTGAACCTGCCCTTCCGCGACGTCGATTGGACCGAGTGGGGCGATCTGCTGCAGCGCGTCCACGAGCCCAGCGAAACCGTACGAATCGCCTTGGTGGGTAAGTACATCGATCTGCCCGACGCGTATCTGTCGGTCACCGAGGCATTGCGTGCCGGAGGGTTCCGGCACCGCACGAAGGTCGACATCAAGTGGGTGCCTTCGGATGACTGCGAGACCGAGGCCGGTGCGCAGTCCGCGCTCGGCGATGTAGACGGCGTGCTGATCCCCGGCGGTTTCGGCATCCGGGGCATCGAGGGCAAGCTCGGCGCCATCCGCTACGCCCGCAAGCGCCGTATCCCGATGCTGGGCCTGTGTCTGGGGTTGCAGTGCATGGTGATCGAGGCGGCCCGCTCGGCGGGTCTGGCCGACGCCAACTCGGCCGAGTTCGATCCCGACACCCCGAGCCCGGTGATCGCGACCATGGCCGATCAGGTGCGGGCAGTCGCCGGTGAGGCGGATCTGGGCGGAACGATGCGCCTGGGTGCCTACCCCGCGATCCTGGAAGCCGATTCGATCGTCGCCGAGGCGTACGGAACGACCGAGGTATCCGAGCGGCACCGGCATCGCTACGAGGTGAACAACCCCTACCGGGACAAGATCACCGAAAGCGGCCTGCGGTTCTCCGGCACATCACCGGACGGGCACCTGGTGGAGTTCGTCGAGTACCCGAGGGACGTCCATCCGTTCGCGGTCGCCACCCAGGCCCACCCCGAACTCAAGAGCCGTCCCACCCGTCCACATCCCCTGTTCGTCGCGTTCATCCGCGCAGCAATGGAATACAAAGCGGCCGAGCGTCTTCCGTTGGATCCTGACAGTGAGTAGCGGGGCCTCCGGGGAGGGCGAGCGCCACGAGTTCGTCACCCTGGAGTCCGAGCCCATGTACATGGGCGGCATTCTGGCGCTGCGCCGCGACCGTGTCGCGATGCCCGGTGGCGGAAGCGCGATCCGCGAGGTTGTCGAGCACTACGGGGCCGTCGCGGTCGCCGCGGTGGATGAGGTCGGGCGGGTCGCGCTGGTGCATCAGTACCGCCATCCGCTCGGGCACCGGCTATGGGAACTGCCCGCCGGCCTGCTGGACATCGCGGGGGAGGACACCCAACTGGCCGCCGCCCGTGAGCTGCAGGAAGAGGCAGGTGTCGAGGCCACCACCTGGCGGGTACTCGTGGACGCCGCCGCCTCACCCGGGTTCACCGACGAGGTGGTCAGGGTCTTTCTGGCCACCGGGCTGTCACATCCGGGCCGCGGCGAAAGTCATGACGAAGAGGCCGATATGACGGTGCACTGGGTACCGCTGGATGAGGCGGTGTCCATGGTGCTCGCCGGTGAAATCGTGAATGCTATTGCCGCGGCGGGCATTCTGGCCGCACATGTGGCCCTGACCGGTCACCACACCCGCGCCTCGGACGCCCCCTGGCCGGACCGGCCCACAGCGTTCGCGGAACGTAAGGCCCGAATGTGACGGTGGCGGTCCGGCTCTTAGACGGTGAGATCCAGTCCTACCTGGATCACCTCGACGTGGAACGCGGCGTCGCCGCGAACACACTGAGCTCGTACCGTCGCGATCTGCGCCGCTATCAGCAGCATCTCGCCGACCGCAAGATCGATCGGCTCGCCGATGTGTCCGAACCCGATGTCAGCGATTTCGTGGTGACGCTGCGCCGGGGTGACCCCGAGCACGGCGTCCCCGAACTTTCCGCGTCCTCGGCGGCCCGCGCGTTGATCGCCGTGCGTGGGCTGCACCGGTTCGCGGCCATCGAAGGGCTGGTACCGACGGATGTAGCACGCGCCGTCAAACCGCCGACGCCCAACCGGCGGCTGCCCAAGAGTCTCACCGTCGACCAAGTCGAGGCCCTGTTGGCCGCCGCGGGCGGAGCCGTCACGGACGGCCCGCTCGATCTGCGGAACCGTGCACTGCTGGAACTGCTGTATTCGACCGGCGCGCGGATCTCCGAGGCGGTGGGGCTCGATGTCGACGATGTGGATGTTCAGGCCCGCTCGGCATTGCTCTGGGGCAAGGGCGGCAAGCAACGGCTGGTGCCCGTGGGGCGCCCCGCGGTGGAAGCGCTCCAGGCGTACCTGGTGCGCGGACGTCCGGACCTGGCACGGCGAGGGCGCGGGGGCGTGCCTGCGCTCTTCCTGAACTCGAGGGGCGGGCGGCTCTCACGTCAAAGCGCCTGGCAGGTACTTGCCGATGCCGCCGAACGCGCCAAGATCAGCGCGGCCGTATCACCGCACACACTGCGGCACTCCTTTGCGACGCACCTCCTGGAAGGCGGTGCCGACGTTCGCGTCGTGCAGGAGCTGCTCGGCCATGCCTCGGTGACGACGACACAGATCTACACGCTGGTCACGGTCAGTTCGCTGCGCGAAGTATGGGCTGGTGCGCATCCCCGCGCCCGATAGTGCCGACTCCATGCGCGGGTTGCCGCTACCGCAAGCCACAACCCCACTAGACTTGCGCGAATGCCTTCGATGAGCCGCTCGTGCGAAGAGGGTCGAACAGATGACCGGGAGGTGGCGTGACGGACTCCAGTCTTGACTCCGACTTTCCCGCCGAAGACGGCGACCTTGACCTGACCGGTCGTCCGCACAAAGACATTCCCGAACCAAAGCCGCTGACCAGCCATGGACCGGCCAAGGTCATCGCGATGTGCAATCAGAAGGGCGGGGTGGGTAAGACCACGTCGACCATCAATCTGGGCGCCGCGCTGGCCGGGTACGGCCGACGCGTCCTGCTGGTGGACCTGGACCCGCAGGGGGCGCTGTCAGCCGGTCTGGGCATCGCGCACCACGAGCTGGAGACCACGGTGCACA
This window encodes:
- a CDS encoding TlyA family RNA methyltransferase, which encodes MARHARVDAELVRRGLARSRQQAAELIDAGRVRIDGIPAAKAATAVPATASLVVQGEAEDKWVSRGAHKLLGALDVFGPQGLSVEDKRCLDAGASTGGFTEVLLRTGAREVVAADVGYGQLAWALQSDDRVTVLDRTNVRALTPELIGGPAQLIVADLSFISLGLVLDALIACATDDADILPMVKPQFEVGKELVGAGGVVRDPQLRADAVVSVARRAQRQGWHAAGVTASPLPGPSGNVEYFLWLRNTDSGLDIESAVADAVSRGPQ
- a CDS encoding NAD kinase; translated protein: MTERKILLVAHTGRDEVTETAQRVAKTLGENGIALRVLSAEAIDRGPVHLDPTEFRSLGVDVEVVDADESAATGCELVLVLGGDGTFLRAADLARSATAPVLGVNLGRIGFLAEVEAEALEAVLTHVVEGTYRVETRMTLDVLVRIGGEVVERGWALNEVSIEKGPRLGVLGVVLEVDARPVSAFGCDGVLVSTPTGSTAYAFSAGGPVVWPDLDAILVVPNNAHALFARPMVISPASTVAVEIEADGHDALLFCDGRREIRVPPGGRVEVVRGHQPVLWARLDSKPFADRIVRKFQLPVKGWRGR
- the recN gene encoding DNA repair protein RecN, producing MLTEIRIESLGAIPVATAEFDSGLTVLTGETGAGKTMVVTSLHLLGGARADANRVRAGADRAVVEGRFLTTDPLGAEPADVTEILDSSGAQRDDDGSVIAARSVTSDGRSRAYLGGRSVPAKSLASFTAGLLTVHGQNDQLRLMRPEQQLAALDRFASEGPGSIEALLTTYRKLREEWLTARRDLIDRTNRARELAQEADRLGFALNEIDTVDPKPGEDDQLTADIHRLSELDALRDAAGSARGALAGADSEGGDDDSDSAIDRIAKAKVLLEATDDAALQALAPQLAEALAVVSDVARELTAFTDELPSDASTLEEKLARQGLLRTLTRKYAADLGGVIAWAQEARGRLAEVDTSEETLNAIAARVDRLAGELAVAAMALSKARAKAAKALGKAVTAELAGLAMDRAVFTIAVEPIAARADDSAPLALPSGQIVHAGSAGTDAVEFGFAAHRDNPLLPLAKSASGGELSRVMLALEVVLAASTAGTTMVFDEVDAGVGGRAAVQIGRRLAKLAHTHQVIVVTHLPQVAAFADIHLTVDRVNSKGSGVRRLDDEDRVAELARMLAGLGDSDTGRAHARELLDAARSERG
- a CDS encoding copper transporter; protein product: MITLRQHAISLAAVFLALAVGVILGSGLLNDTLLSGLRDDKRTQQRQIEDLNQDKNALNEKLNAASNFDATMAPRMVSGALGDRKVVLITTPEADRADVDGIAQLIAAAGGSVSGRIGLTDQFTDANQGERLRTIVNSSILPAGTTLRTDIVDQGSQAGDLVGIVLQVPKDPAPPVTDEQRDIALSALRQSGFITYTDGQVSAGNLAVIVTGGALPNDAGNKGSTVARFAAALDRRGSGTVLAGRSGSADGIAAIAVTRADSSMASAASTVDDIEMASGRITTVLALREQSDGRSGRYGLGPGATSITVP
- a CDS encoding NUDIX domain-containing protein, with amino-acid sequence MSSGASGEGERHEFVTLESEPMYMGGILALRRDRVAMPGGGSAIREVVEHYGAVAVAAVDEVGRVALVHQYRHPLGHRLWELPAGLLDIAGEDTQLAAARELQEEAGVEATTWRVLVDAAASPGFTDEVVRVFLATGLSHPGRGESHDEEADMTVHWVPLDEAVSMVLAGEIVNAIAAAGILAAHVALTGHHTRASDAPWPDRPTAFAERKARM
- the steA gene encoding putative cytokinetic ring protein SteA; the protein is MNLTTMLTRSSSSRPGIVGTVRTDRDINRLLQRLNPGDIAIIDILDLDRITADALVDARVSAVVNASPSISGRYPNLGPEVLVANGIILIDSIGPEVFKKVKDGSTVRVHNGGIYNGDRRLIAGTPRTDADVHDLMTEAKTGLVAHLEAFSGNTIEFIRSESPLLIDGIGIPDVDVDLRNRHVIVVSDGAGAVYDLKNLKPFIKEYQPVLIGVGGGADILRKAGYRPLIVVGDPLFMSNDVLKSGAQVVLPADADGHAAGLERIQDLGVGAVTFPAAGSAADLALLLADHHGASLIVTVGHTASIEEFFDRERQQSNPSTFLTRLKVGAKLVDSKAVATLYRNRFSGGAIALLILAVLVAVITMLWVTSAGDSAAEWLLAYWNRLTVWVQNLVS
- the xerD gene encoding site-specific tyrosine recombinase XerD — its product is MTVAVRLLDGEIQSYLDHLDVERGVAANTLSSYRRDLRRYQQHLADRKIDRLADVSEPDVSDFVVTLRRGDPEHGVPELSASSAARALIAVRGLHRFAAIEGLVPTDVARAVKPPTPNRRLPKSLTVDQVEALLAAAGGAVTDGPLDLRNRALLELLYSTGARISEAVGLDVDDVDVQARSALLWGKGGKQRLVPVGRPAVEALQAYLVRGRPDLARRGRGGVPALFLNSRGGRLSRQSAWQVLADAAERAKISAAVSPHTLRHSFATHLLEGGADVRVVQELLGHASVTTTQIYTLVTVSSLREVWAGAHPRAR